Proteins encoded together in one Anguilla anguilla isolate fAngAng1 chromosome 9, fAngAng1.pri, whole genome shotgun sequence window:
- the LOC118235192 gene encoding sphingolipid delta(4)-desaturase/C4-monooxygenase DES2-like isoform X2: MWVSKLAKHPEIKSLMGPDPQLKWVVTAMVLTQVLCCFLVQALSWKWLLFWAYMFGGCINHSLTLAIHDISHNVAFGNKSAVLNRLFGIFANLPVGVPYSVSFKKYHVDHHRYLGGDGLDVDIPTRLEARLFSSPARKVLWIILQPLFYALRPLVVNPKPVSQLELLNVIVQLIFDALLVWLWGPKPLVYLIAGSVLCMGLHPVSGHFIAEHYMYLTGIETYSYYGPLNYITFNVGYHMEHHDFPSIPGSRLPEVKKMAPEFYDNLPQHDSWIRVLWDFVFCESLGPYSRVKRHFPLKKE; the protein is encoded by the exons CGAAACACCCAGAGATCAAGTCGCTGATGGGCCCGGACCCCCAGCTGAAGTGGGTTGTGACGGCCATGGTTCTGACCCAGGTACTGTGCTGCTTCCTCGTGCAGGCTCTCAGCTGGAAGTGGCTGCTTTTCTGGGCCTACATGTTCGGCGGCTGCATAAACCACTCGCTGACCCTGGCCATCCACGACATTTCCCACAACGTCGCCTTCGGCAACAAGTCGGCCGTGCTCAACCGCCTCTTCGGCATCTTCGCCAACCTGCCCGTGGGGGTCCCGTACTCGGTCAGCTTCAAGAAGTACCACGTGGACCACCACCGCTACCTGGGCGGGGACGGCCTGGACGTGGACATCCCCACCAGGCTGGAGGCCCGGCTCTTCAGCTCGCCCGCTCGCAAGGTGCTGTGGATCATCCTGCAGCCGCTCTTCTATGCCCTGAGGCCCCTGGTGGTCAACCCCAAGCCTGTGTCCCAGCTGGAGCTGCTCAATGTCATCGTGCAGCTGATCTTTGATGCGCTGCTGGTCTGGCTCTGGGGGCCCAAGCCCCTGGTTTATCTGATTGCTGGGTCAGTCCTCTGTATGGGTCTCCACCCGGTCTCTGGCCACTTCATCGCTGAGCACTACATGTACCTGACAGGCATCGAGACGTACTCCTACTACGGACCCCTCAACTACATCACCTTTAATGTGGGCTACCACATGGAGCACCATGACTTTCCCAGCATCCCAGGGAGCCGCCTACCTGAG GTAAAGAAGATGGCTCCAGAGTTCTACGACAATCTGCCCCAGCACGACTCCTGGATACGGGTACTCTGGGACTTTGTCTTCTGTGAGTCCCTGGGACCATACTCTAGGGTTAAGCGTCACTTTCCGTTGAAAAAGGAGTAA
- the LOC118235192 gene encoding sphingolipid delta(4)-desaturase/C4-monooxygenase DES2-like isoform X1 → MGNTVVRDDFEWVYTEQPHCSRRKQILAKHPEIKSLMGPDPQLKWVVTAMVLTQVLCCFLVQALSWKWLLFWAYMFGGCINHSLTLAIHDISHNVAFGNKSAVLNRLFGIFANLPVGVPYSVSFKKYHVDHHRYLGGDGLDVDIPTRLEARLFSSPARKVLWIILQPLFYALRPLVVNPKPVSQLELLNVIVQLIFDALLVWLWGPKPLVYLIAGSVLCMGLHPVSGHFIAEHYMYLTGIETYSYYGPLNYITFNVGYHMEHHDFPSIPGSRLPEVKKMAPEFYDNLPQHDSWIRVLWDFVFCESLGPYSRVKRHFPLKKE, encoded by the exons CGAAACACCCAGAGATCAAGTCGCTGATGGGCCCGGACCCCCAGCTGAAGTGGGTTGTGACGGCCATGGTTCTGACCCAGGTACTGTGCTGCTTCCTCGTGCAGGCTCTCAGCTGGAAGTGGCTGCTTTTCTGGGCCTACATGTTCGGCGGCTGCATAAACCACTCGCTGACCCTGGCCATCCACGACATTTCCCACAACGTCGCCTTCGGCAACAAGTCGGCCGTGCTCAACCGCCTCTTCGGCATCTTCGCCAACCTGCCCGTGGGGGTCCCGTACTCGGTCAGCTTCAAGAAGTACCACGTGGACCACCACCGCTACCTGGGCGGGGACGGCCTGGACGTGGACATCCCCACCAGGCTGGAGGCCCGGCTCTTCAGCTCGCCCGCTCGCAAGGTGCTGTGGATCATCCTGCAGCCGCTCTTCTATGCCCTGAGGCCCCTGGTGGTCAACCCCAAGCCTGTGTCCCAGCTGGAGCTGCTCAATGTCATCGTGCAGCTGATCTTTGATGCGCTGCTGGTCTGGCTCTGGGGGCCCAAGCCCCTGGTTTATCTGATTGCTGGGTCAGTCCTCTGTATGGGTCTCCACCCGGTCTCTGGCCACTTCATCGCTGAGCACTACATGTACCTGACAGGCATCGAGACGTACTCCTACTACGGACCCCTCAACTACATCACCTTTAATGTGGGCTACCACATGGAGCACCATGACTTTCCCAGCATCCCAGGGAGCCGCCTACCTGAG GTAAAGAAGATGGCTCCAGAGTTCTACGACAATCTGCCCCAGCACGACTCCTGGATACGGGTACTCTGGGACTTTGTCTTCTGTGAGTCCCTGGGACCATACTCTAGGGTTAAGCGTCACTTTCCGTTGAAAAAGGAGTAA
- the zgc:171929 gene encoding putative transcription factor Ovo-like 1, producing MPRSFLVKKKQGLCGGWRWKDPEEVESAEDLQTETTPAPEPSPEPPAPPIHPEPAVLPPAPDPEMQAGRTWHSMLTAHRPHLNIQSPSPSLTQPRPPPGAGDFQCSVCHKVFPLQRMLTRHLKCHSLVKRHLCRFCGKGFNDTFDLKRHMRTHTGIRPYRCELCEKAFTQRCSLESHLRKIHGVRQQYAYRQRRSKIFVCEDCGFTSTRPEEYFLHVRQCHPGSPALRRYYRKHAQEQAAAHSHSHVQNHTKHRLGPLVIYPTSGYLI from the exons ATGCCCCGTTCCTTCCTGGTGAAGAAGAAGCAGGGGTTGTGTGGAGGATGGAGATGGAAAGATCCGGAAGAGGTAGAGAGTGCCGAGGACCTCCAAACAG AAACTACGCCAGCTCCAGAGCCCAGCCCTGAACCTCCTGCCCCTCCTATCCACCCTGAACCTGCTGTACTGCCCCCTGCCCCAGATCCAGAGATGCAAGCAGGCCGGACCTGGCACTCCATGCTAACCGCCCACCGACCCCACCTCA acattcagtctccctctccctctctcactcagccacgcccccctcctgGGGCAGGGGACTTCCAGTGTTCCGTGTGCCACAAAGTGTTCCCCCTGCAGCGCATGCTAACACGACACCTCAAGTGCCACAGCCTGGTGAAGAGGCACCTCTGCAGGTTCTGCGGCAAGGGCTTCAACGACACGTTTGACCTCAAGAGGCACATGCGCACTCACACCG GTATCCGGCCGTACAGGTGCGAGCTGTGCGAGAAGGCTTTCACCCAGCGCTGCTCCCTGGAGTCGCACCTGCGCAAGATCCACGGCGTGCGGCAGCAGTACGCCTACCGCCAGCGCCGCTCCAAGATCTTCGTCTGCGAGGACTGCGGCTTCACCTCCACCCGCCCCGAGGAGTACTTCCTGCACGTGCGCCAGTGTCACCCTGGCAGCCCCGCCCTGAGGCGGTACTATCGCAAACACGCCCAGGAGCAGGCCGCCGCCCACAGCCACAGTCATGTCCAAAACCACACCAAACACAGACTGGGGCCCCTGGTAATCTATCCCACGTCAGGATACTTAATCTGA
- the LOC118235192 gene encoding sphingolipid delta(4)-desaturase/C4-monooxygenase DES2-like isoform X3, with amino-acid sequence MTLSGFIQSSPTAAEESRFWALSWKWLLFWAYMFGGCINHSLTLAIHDISHNVAFGNKSAVLNRLFGIFANLPVGVPYSVSFKKYHVDHHRYLGGDGLDVDIPTRLEARLFSSPARKVLWIILQPLFYALRPLVVNPKPVSQLELLNVIVQLIFDALLVWLWGPKPLVYLIAGSVLCMGLHPVSGHFIAEHYMYLTGIETYSYYGPLNYITFNVGYHMEHHDFPSIPGSRLPEVKKMAPEFYDNLPQHDSWIRVLWDFVFCESLGPYSRVKRHFPLKKE; translated from the exons GCTCTCAGCTGGAAGTGGCTGCTTTTCTGGGCCTACATGTTCGGCGGCTGCATAAACCACTCGCTGACCCTGGCCATCCACGACATTTCCCACAACGTCGCCTTCGGCAACAAGTCGGCCGTGCTCAACCGCCTCTTCGGCATCTTCGCCAACCTGCCCGTGGGGGTCCCGTACTCGGTCAGCTTCAAGAAGTACCACGTGGACCACCACCGCTACCTGGGCGGGGACGGCCTGGACGTGGACATCCCCACCAGGCTGGAGGCCCGGCTCTTCAGCTCGCCCGCTCGCAAGGTGCTGTGGATCATCCTGCAGCCGCTCTTCTATGCCCTGAGGCCCCTGGTGGTCAACCCCAAGCCTGTGTCCCAGCTGGAGCTGCTCAATGTCATCGTGCAGCTGATCTTTGATGCGCTGCTGGTCTGGCTCTGGGGGCCCAAGCCCCTGGTTTATCTGATTGCTGGGTCAGTCCTCTGTATGGGTCTCCACCCGGTCTCTGGCCACTTCATCGCTGAGCACTACATGTACCTGACAGGCATCGAGACGTACTCCTACTACGGACCCCTCAACTACATCACCTTTAATGTGGGCTACCACATGGAGCACCATGACTTTCCCAGCATCCCAGGGAGCCGCCTACCTGAG GTAAAGAAGATGGCTCCAGAGTTCTACGACAATCTGCCCCAGCACGACTCCTGGATACGGGTACTCTGGGACTTTGTCTTCTGTGAGTCCCTGGGACCATACTCTAGGGTTAAGCGTCACTTTCCGTTGAAAAAGGAGTAA